A genomic segment from Salvia splendens isolate huo1 chromosome 13, SspV2, whole genome shotgun sequence encodes:
- the LOC121761822 gene encoding poly(A)-specific ribonuclease PARN-like, with protein MYFRRYLCSQTAAAHRRRYLRPVKQVVKSNFSETLAEIKESIVSSDFVAVSLQKTGSYSAPWQKCLPIDTDETAYWKAKRAAERFQILQFSVCPFSVKASKLIANPYNFQLFPRHEVKAGMPSYGFLCQSSCLASMAQEGFDFNACIYNGISYMSRAQESAATVQTRSVLLNGGGLLSTSALSVADVIFSERIKTRVKNWMNGCNNQHKTGDYLISSLRKLVERSENYGSRPSLTIDVCSERQVQLTSEALKEFVNIVLVRPLAKAGVEAVQVVLTSSEEDKNLLVKEIQGLEEEHRRLVSGFREVIDLISTSQRPVVVHNSLNDFAFIHEKFLAPLPPTTNEFSSSLLSVFPHILDVNHLMKELGLFDEMNNLSSAISYLDSRFSASIDMEVSYEEKTDCVDVHGHSVMKVCQLFVKLCSILKISLEIPEGGHTQLPALLQCSSNMLCSSDVRDPCNDDVRIWTSKSRTVSLRNLVFLWGFRRGMSAQDLKDVLCNSHDVFSEEFDVKMVDRTCAIVVFWTPGVSKSFLGIMDSGECFSNKLENMILEGLKAADYETYRRVCKSDLWKPNLAECLAQATDETVVFSGAKMQQEKSVICRNNDEMINLDEL; from the exons ATGTATTTCCGACGCTATTTATGCTCGCAAACAGCCGCCGCCCACCGCCGCCGCTACCTACGGCCGGTGAAGCAAGTGGTTAAATCTAACTTCTCCGAGACTTTAGCTGAAATCAAGGAAAGCATCGTCAGCTCCGATTTCGTAGCGGTTTCGTTGCAGAAGACCGGCAGCTACTCCGCGCCGTGGCAAAAATGCCTCCCGATTGACACGGATGAGACGGCTTATTGGAAGGCCAAGCGCGCCGCTGAGCGATTTCAGATTCTACAGTTCTCGGTTTGCCCTTTCTCGGTTAAAGCTTCTAAGCTCATCGCGAATCC GTATAACTTCCAGTTGTTTCCGAGGCATGAGGTGAAAGCTGGGATGCCATCTTATGGTTTTTTATGCCAATCATCGTGTTTGGCCTCTATGGCGCAAGAAGGTTTTGATTTCAATGCTTGCATATACAATG GCATATCATACATGTCTAGAGCACAAGAATCAGCTGCAACAGTTCAAACTCGAAGTGTATTACTGAACGGTGGCGGTTTGCTATCTACTTCAGCCTTGTCAGTTGCTGATGTTATATTTTCTGAAAGGATCAAAACTCGAGTTAAGAACTGGATGAATGGTTGTAACAATCAACATAAAACTGGGG ATTATCTGATAAGTTCATTGAGGAAACTAGTAGAAAGATCTGAAAACTATGGTTCCAGACCATCCTTGACCATAGATGTCTGCAGTGAACGCCAGGTGCAGCTTACATCGGAG GCGTTGAAAGAGTTTGTTAATATTGTACTAGTACGTCCTCTGGCAAAAGCAGGGGTAGAGGCTGTTCAAGTTGTTTTGACGAGTTCAGAAGAAGATAAGAATCTTCTtgtg AAGGAAATTCAAGGTCTGGAAGAGGAGCATAGAAGGCTTGTTAGTGGCTTTCGAGAGGTGATAGACTTGATTTCTACTTCTCAGAGGCCGGTTGTTGTGCACAACTCACTTAACG ATTTTGCCTTCATACATGAAAAGTTCCTTGCTCCACTTCCTCCAACTACAAATGAATTCTCGAGTTCTTTGCTTTCGGTTTTTCCTCATATACTCGATGTCAACCATCTTATGAAAGAACTTGGATTATTTGATGAAATGAATAACTTGTCATCAGCCATTTCCTATCTGGATAGTAGGTTCTCTGCGTCAATAGACATGGAAGTTTCTTATGAAG AGAAGACAGACTGTGTCGATGTTCATGGGCATAGTGTTATGAAAGTATGCCAGTTGTTTGTTAAACTGTGCTCTATACTGAAAATCTCTTTAGAGATTCCTGAAGGAGGTCATACCCAATTGCCTGCTTTACTTCAATGCAGTTCCAATATGTTATGTTCAAGTGATGTTAGAGATCCTTGCAATGATGACGTGAGAATTTGGACATCCAAAAGTAGAACGGTTAGCTTAAGAAATTTGGTATTCTTGTGGGGGTTTAGAAGGGGAATGTCGGCCCAAGATCTGAAAGACGTTCTGTGTAATTCACATGATGTTTTCTCGGAAGAATTTGATGTTAAGATGGTGGATAGGACATGTGCTATAGTTGTTTTCTGGACTCCTGGTGTCTCAAAAAGTTTTCTTGGGATAATGGATTCTGGAGAATGTTTCTCTAATAAGCTGGAAAATATGATATTGGAAGGCCTGAAAGCTGCAGATTACGAGACATATAGAAGAGTTTGCAAATCTGATTTATGGAAACCAAATCTAGCAGAGTGCTTGGCCCAAGCCACAGATGAAACCGTAGTATTTTCTGGAGCCAAGATGCAGCAGGAGAAATCAGTAATATGCAGGAATAATGATGAGATGATTAATCTGGATGAACTTTAA
- the LOC121761823 gene encoding linoleate 13S-lipoxygenase 3-1, chloroplastic-like yields the protein MFTNIRPALGLGPLGAQSKPIPRTTHLKPTRVIKSRKLTHKAVLQKGSIDEEIDSSSCATVLRYEVEFKVEPDFGAPGAISVKNEHKHKFFLRNISLQGYNNIVHFECNSWLYPFHLTKQDRVFFPNTGMELERDKNGNKSMTTTTTRILAYLKEALNMEDLF from the exons ATGTTTACAAACATAAGACCAGCCCTAGGATTAGGCCCACTAGGAGCCCAATCCAAGCCCATCCCACGAACAACCCACCTGAAGCCCACCAGAGTAATTAAGTCTAGGAAACTTACACATAAAGCTGTTCTCCAAAAAGGAAGCATCGACGAGGAAATTGACAGCAGCTCCTGTGCTACAGTTCTGAGGTATGAAGTGGAGTTCAAAGTTGAGCCAGACTTCGGAGCTCCGGGAGCAATCTCCGTTAAAAACGAGCACAAACACAAGTTTTTCCTTCGAAATATATCTTTGCAAGGATACAACAACATAGTTCATTTCGAATGCAACTCGTGGCTCTATCCTTTCCACTTAACCAAACAAGATCGTGTTTTCTTCCCAAACACG GGAATGGAACTGGAGAGAGACAAAAATGGGAACAAATCTATGACTACGACTACTACAAGGATCTTGGCATACCTGAAAGAAGCCCTGAATATGGAAGACCTGTTTTAG